From the genome of Deltaproteobacteria bacterium, one region includes:
- a CDS encoding DedA family protein, whose translation MVTRILEALASFVIYVISLMGLPGIVLLMAIESACIPLPSEVIMPFSGYLVYLGKHSLWEVGLAGAIGCVVGSVPAYYLGMYGGRPLIEKYGKFILLSHRDLDLADRWFERHGEATVFFARLLPVIRTFIAFPAGVARMEMKRFIAYTFAGSLPWCLGLAYVGMVMGEQWPTLKGYFHKFDVVIGALLLAGIVWYVRRHLKHAA comes from the coding sequence TTGGTCACCCGCATACTGGAAGCTCTCGCGTCATTCGTCATATACGTGATTTCCCTTATGGGACTTCCCGGCATCGTGCTCCTGATGGCCATCGAGTCCGCCTGCATTCCCCTGCCGTCCGAAGTGATCATGCCCTTCTCCGGCTATCTCGTTTACCTGGGCAAACATTCGCTCTGGGAGGTCGGGCTGGCGGGAGCGATCGGTTGCGTCGTGGGTTCGGTGCCTGCCTATTATCTCGGAATGTACGGCGGGAGGCCGCTCATCGAGAAATACGGAAAATTCATCCTGCTGTCGCACCGCGACCTGGATCTCGCGGACCGCTGGTTCGAGCGGCACGGCGAGGCGACCGTCTTCTTCGCGAGGCTGCTTCCTGTGATCCGGACCTTCATCGCTTTCCCCGCCGGCGTGGCGCGCATGGAAATGAAGAGGTTCATCGCATATACGTTCGCGGGGTCCCTTCCGTGGTGCCTGGGGCTTGCCTACGTCGGGATGGTCATGGGAGAGCAGTGGCCGACGCTGAAAGGATATTTCCACAAATTCGACGTTGTGATCGGCGCGCTCCTGCTTGCCGGGATCGTCTGGTACGTCCGGCGGCACCTCAAGCACGCAGCTTAG
- a CDS encoding TldD/PmbA family protein, which translates to MLAKMPIERILSALLSRGGEYGELFYEEVRSLTVLLEGGKIERVVSGTDAGIGIRLICREKTFYAYTNETEEQALVSLAGDLSRYAEGGGAPVVLPASPAAALTPSPVRVPPSARGIAEKTALVTLMDRVARSVSPEIRQVRATYGEAERRIEVAAHPFGFASDVQTSTLLTVQCVAGNESGLATGYESGGGTAGWEFLEEFVPETLARKAALRASRTLSAQRIPGGRMPVVLSAEAGGTMVHEAIGHGLEADLARQGMSVYKDELGKQVASPLVSIVDDATVPWKRGSFGMDDEGIPGGKTVLVENGILKGFLHDRLSAMKEGARATGNGRRESYRHKPMPRMSNTIVLPGTTPPEEILGSVDRGLLVLKMGGGQVNTVAGDFMFEVAEGYRIENGKRGEPVRGATITGNGPELLKMIDRVGSDLGFGLGTCGKEGQWVRVGDAQPTLSIGPPWITVG; encoded by the coding sequence ATGCTTGCCAAGATGCCGATCGAAAGGATCCTGTCCGCCCTCCTGTCACGCGGAGGGGAGTACGGCGAGTTGTTTTACGAGGAAGTCCGCTCCCTCACGGTCCTGCTTGAAGGCGGAAAGATCGAGAGGGTCGTTTCGGGCACCGATGCGGGAATCGGGATCCGCCTGATCTGCCGCGAAAAGACATTCTACGCTTACACGAACGAAACGGAGGAACAGGCGCTCGTTTCGCTCGCGGGCGACCTGTCGCGATACGCCGAGGGAGGGGGCGCACCCGTCGTCCTTCCGGCTTCACCTGCCGCCGCCCTGACTCCATCCCCCGTCCGCGTTCCGCCTTCCGCGCGGGGGATCGCCGAAAAAACGGCACTCGTAACGCTCATGGATCGCGTCGCGAGGAGCGTTTCCCCGGAAATACGCCAGGTCCGCGCGACGTACGGGGAGGCGGAGCGCCGCATCGAAGTGGCTGCGCATCCGTTCGGATTCGCTTCCGACGTCCAAACCTCGACCCTGCTCACCGTACAGTGCGTGGCGGGTAACGAGTCCGGGCTCGCGACAGGCTACGAGTCCGGCGGAGGGACTGCCGGCTGGGAGTTCCTGGAGGAATTCGTCCCCGAAACCCTCGCCCGCAAGGCCGCCCTCCGGGCGTCGAGGACTCTTTCCGCGCAAAGGATTCCCGGGGGACGGATGCCTGTAGTGCTCTCCGCGGAAGCGGGCGGGACCATGGTGCACGAGGCGATCGGGCACGGGCTGGAAGCGGACCTGGCGCGGCAGGGAATGTCGGTTTACAAGGACGAACTTGGCAAGCAGGTCGCAAGCCCTCTCGTCTCCATCGTCGACGACGCCACCGTGCCGTGGAAACGCGGTTCGTTCGGCATGGACGACGAAGGAATACCCGGCGGAAAGACCGTTCTCGTTGAAAACGGCATCCTCAAGGGATTCCTGCACGACCGGCTTTCTGCAATGAAAGAGGGCGCGCGCGCGACCGGGAACGGGCGCCGGGAATCGTACCGGCACAAGCCGATGCCGAGGATGAGCAACACGATCGTTCTTCCGGGGACGACGCCGCCGGAAGAGATCCTTGGGTCCGTGGACCGCGGCCTCCTGGTGCTTAAAATGGGGGGCGGCCAGGTCAACACGGTCGCAGGCGACTTCATGTTCGAAGTCGCGGAAGGTTACCGGATAGAGAACGGAAAGCGGGGAGAGCCGGTCCGGGGCGCCACCATAACGGGAAACGGGCCGGAACTGCTGAAGATGATAGACCGGGTCGGGAGCGACCTCGGGTTCGGGCTCGGAACCTGCGGCAAGGAGGGGCAGTGGGTGCGGGTGGGAGACGCGCAGCCCACCCTGAGCATCGGACCGCCATGGATCACGGTGGGTTAG
- a CDS encoding tetratricopeptide repeat protein, which yields MKRLFVLGALALFLLSGEAVAFHGAGTAMGTRAQGRAYALFLQGYLSYREGNLDAALDSYRKALRYADDEPAILYEVGSVLVKKGKLGEAREVLEKALAMDEEHIRSRYLLAGILATTGEKEKAAEHYRRVLSDDPENEEVYVHLATLSAEKSDFAKAEEYLAELIANNPESILGYYYRGRLSAAQKKLPEALKDFDKALEIQPSFDGALLDSGGVLEMMGKNAEAEVRYKKALELSPNNPLIRERLGRVLILENKIDQAVGHYEELKKFSSDNLEFRTRLGILYLERDRFDDAINEFRFVLSARPGNVQVQFFLGTAYQEKGMLAEAEEQFRGIPETSPVYRDAMLHLAMTLSRGKKLEEALDVTRKLRAKFPEDVALLVFLGGQLEEAKKYEEALAILAEAAVKDPKNPSPHFSMGVVYDKVGNFEKMAASMKKAIELDPRHAVALNYLGYSYADRNLNLKEAESLILKALEIRPNDGYFIDSLAWVHYRQGEFARAETELRRALTLVPDDPVVLEHLGDVLVSQGKGTEAANVFEKAIAKGHEKPEEVRNKLSRVKEGSTAK from the coding sequence ATGAAAAGATTATTCGTGCTGGGGGCCCTGGCCCTTTTTCTTTTATCGGGAGAGGCGGTTGCGTTCCACGGAGCAGGCACCGCCATGGGCACGCGCGCGCAGGGAAGGGCATACGCGCTATTCCTTCAGGGGTACCTGTCCTACCGGGAGGGGAACCTCGACGCGGCCCTCGATTCGTACCGCAAGGCGCTCCGTTACGCGGACGACGAGCCGGCGATTCTTTACGAGGTCGGCAGCGTCCTAGTCAAAAAGGGAAAGCTCGGGGAAGCAAGGGAGGTCCTGGAAAAAGCGCTCGCCATGGACGAAGAGCACATCCGGTCGCGATACCTGCTGGCGGGCATCCTGGCGACGACGGGCGAGAAGGAAAAGGCCGCGGAACATTACCGGCGGGTCCTCTCCGACGACCCGGAGAACGAAGAGGTATACGTACACCTTGCCACCCTTTCGGCGGAAAAGTCGGATTTCGCAAAAGCCGAAGAGTACCTGGCAGAGTTGATCGCGAACAACCCCGAATCGATTCTCGGCTATTACTACCGCGGGCGGTTGTCAGCGGCGCAGAAGAAGCTTCCCGAGGCGCTGAAGGATTTCGACAAGGCGTTGGAGATCCAGCCTTCCTTCGACGGCGCCCTCCTTGATTCGGGCGGAGTCCTCGAGATGATGGGCAAGAACGCCGAGGCGGAAGTCCGGTACAAGAAGGCGCTGGAGCTTTCCCCGAACAATCCGCTTATACGCGAGCGGCTGGGCCGCGTGCTGATCCTGGAGAACAAGATCGACCAGGCCGTGGGTCATTACGAGGAACTGAAGAAATTCTCGAGCGACAACCTGGAATTCCGGACGAGGCTCGGCATTCTATACCTCGAGCGGGACCGCTTCGACGACGCCATCAACGAATTCCGGTTTGTCCTGTCGGCCAGGCCCGGTAACGTCCAGGTGCAGTTCTTCCTGGGCACCGCGTACCAGGAGAAGGGGATGCTGGCGGAAGCCGAGGAGCAGTTCCGCGGAATTCCGGAAACTTCGCCTGTCTACCGGGATGCGATGCTTCACCTGGCGATGACGCTTTCCCGCGGCAAGAAGCTCGAGGAAGCGCTCGATGTGACGCGGAAGCTTCGGGCGAAATTCCCCGAAGACGTCGCATTGCTGGTGTTCCTCGGCGGGCAGCTCGAGGAGGCGAAAAAATACGAGGAAGCGCTGGCGATCCTGGCCGAAGCGGCCGTGAAGGACCCGAAGAACCCCTCGCCCCACTTTTCCATGGGCGTCGTCTACGACAAGGTCGGGAACTTCGAGAAGATGGCCGCTTCGATGAAGAAGGCGATCGAGCTCGATCCGCGGCACGCCGTGGCCCTGAACTACCTGGGCTATTCCTACGCCGACCGGAACTTGAACCTGAAGGAAGCGGAGTCGCTGATCCTGAAGGCCCTGGAAATCCGGCCCAACGACGGCTATTTCATCGACAGCCTCGCATGGGTGCACTATCGCCAGGGGGAATTCGCGCGGGCGGAAACCGAGCTGCGGCGGGCGCTCACTCTCGTGCCGGACGACCCAGTGGTGCTCGAGCACCTGGGCGACGTTCTCGTGAGCCAGGGGAAAGGAACCGAGGCCGCAAACGTCTTCGAGAAGGCGATCGCCAAGGGGCACGAGAAACCGGAGGAAGTCAGGAATAAACTCAGCCGCGTCAAAGAGGGCTCGACCGCGAAGTGA
- a CDS encoding BtrH N-terminal domain-containing protein → MRNMLRFRGIDLSEPMCFGLGSGAGFLYVEDMPVPPFVTFHGRIMEMERELCDALALPFPEREEPDATAGWERAREAVAAGNPVVINTDLAYLEYFDTRTHFAGHRVVLFGFDDERGDAILSDSEREEPQRVPVESLKRSRSSDIPPYPMGNRWCVIAPSRPPRPIAEAIPLALRKNATEMLSFREGDSLGIAGMRKAAAEITGWPGRTGQWIFAARFGYQVIEKRGTGGGFFRRLYARYLEEASATHPEIAAAGLPGAMTVLADRWTEIAGVLKEISESGDASRLRDVSALLLQMAPVEESFWKKALEVSSKLRA, encoded by the coding sequence ATGCGGAACATGCTGCGGTTCCGCGGGATCGACCTGTCGGAGCCCATGTGTTTCGGCCTTGGTTCGGGCGCCGGCTTCCTCTACGTGGAGGACATGCCCGTACCTCCGTTCGTCACTTTCCACGGCCGGATCATGGAAATGGAAAGGGAGCTCTGCGATGCATTGGCGCTCCCGTTCCCCGAGCGGGAGGAGCCGGACGCGACAGCGGGATGGGAAAGGGCCCGCGAGGCCGTCGCCGCGGGCAATCCTGTAGTCATAAACACCGACCTGGCCTACCTCGAATACTTCGACACCCGGACGCACTTCGCCGGACACCGCGTTGTTCTTTTCGGCTTCGACGACGAGCGGGGTGACGCGATCCTGTCCGATTCGGAACGGGAAGAGCCGCAGCGCGTGCCGGTGGAATCGCTGAAACGGTCCAGGTCCTCCGACATCCCTCCCTATCCGATGGGGAACAGGTGGTGCGTGATCGCGCCTTCGCGGCCCCCGAGGCCGATCGCCGAAGCGATCCCCCTGGCATTGCGAAAGAATGCGACGGAGATGCTTTCATTCCGGGAGGGAGACTCCCTGGGCATCGCAGGAATGCGGAAAGCCGCGGCGGAAATCACCGGCTGGCCGGGCCGGACCGGACAATGGATTTTCGCGGCGCGGTTCGGCTACCAGGTGATAGAGAAGCGGGGGACGGGCGGCGGGTTTTTCCGCAGGCTTTACGCGCGGTACCTTGAAGAGGCGTCCGCAACCCATCCGGAGATCGCGGCCGCGGGGCTTCCCGGCGCCATGACGGTCCTGGCCGACAGGTGGACGGAGATCGCCGGCGTGCTCAAGGAAATATCGGAGTCGGGCGATGCCTCACGGCTCCGGGACGTGTCTGCGCTTCTCCTTCAAATGGCCCCGGTAGAGGAATCGTTCTGGAAAAAAGCGCTCGAGGTGTCTTCTAAGCTGCGTGCTTGA
- a CDS encoding twin-arginine translocase subunit TatC, producing the protein MQNRVTAVIEAVDRGRKGMAVYAVLVICLTVAFFFFSEPILRFLVRLLGRKLVAYSPAEGFLALAGLSLYCAIAASLPAGAWMLWRGAVSRWMPEARGWGAPVILVATCLFISGVLLGYYVLLPAGIGFLVGFETEKISALISARKFISFCGTMLLGLGLAFEAPLISYFLARAGWLTPGAFRKRWRHALLACTVLSAVITPTPDVYNMTLMAMPLLGLYFVSYGVVWAVDKTRKQ; encoded by the coding sequence GTGCAAAATCGCGTGACAGCCGTTATCGAGGCGGTGGACCGGGGGCGCAAGGGGATGGCCGTCTACGCCGTCCTCGTGATCTGCCTCACCGTCGCGTTCTTTTTCTTCTCCGAGCCCATACTGCGTTTCCTCGTCCGGCTGCTGGGGCGCAAGCTGGTCGCGTATTCACCGGCGGAGGGATTCCTCGCCCTGGCCGGCCTGTCGCTGTATTGCGCGATCGCCGCTTCGCTCCCTGCGGGCGCCTGGATGCTATGGCGCGGGGCCGTGTCGCGCTGGATGCCGGAAGCCAGGGGATGGGGGGCGCCGGTCATTCTCGTCGCGACGTGCCTGTTCATCTCCGGGGTGCTGCTCGGATACTACGTCCTGCTCCCGGCAGGGATCGGGTTCCTTGTGGGCTTCGAGACGGAAAAGATCTCCGCGTTAATCTCGGCGCGCAAATTCATCTCTTTCTGCGGCACGATGCTTCTCGGCCTGGGATTGGCTTTCGAGGCCCCGCTTATCTCCTATTTCCTGGCGCGGGCGGGATGGCTGACTCCCGGCGCTTTCCGGAAGAGATGGCGGCACGCGCTCCTCGCCTGCACCGTCCTGTCGGCGGTCATCACACCAACTCCGGACGTCTACAACATGACGCTGATGGCGATGCCGCTCCTGGGGCTCTACTTCGTGAGCTACGGCGTCGTCTGGGCCGTGGACAAGACCCGGAAACAATAA